Proteins from a genomic interval of Collinsella sp. zg1085:
- the tatC gene encoding twin-arginine translocase subunit TatC, whose protein sequence is MPIGPARMPLLDHLGELRRRMTIVVVSLLAATIVLYFAAPVIVDILKEPIRPYLQPGEDLSLLGSLSGFSIKFGVALRSAIIMCTPMILWQILAFFLPALKPKERKWVVPTIFAAVALFFIGLIFCYFIIAPAAFEWLIEESRSVAHVIPELKDYIDIEILLMIGFGIGFELPLIVFYLAVFHIVPYASFRAAWRYIYVIMLVVSASVTPDASPVTLMFMYAAMLSLYEISLLVTRLIIVMREGKAGLTGSRLDFLKSDDEDEGE, encoded by the coding sequence ATGCCCATCGGACCCGCGCGTATGCCCTTGCTTGATCACCTTGGTGAGCTGCGTCGACGCATGACCATTGTGGTGGTTTCTCTGCTGGCAGCAACGATTGTGCTTTACTTTGCTGCTCCTGTCATTGTTGATATTCTTAAAGAACCTATTCGCCCCTATTTACAACCGGGTGAAGACCTTTCGCTGCTCGGCTCTCTGAGCGGTTTCTCAATTAAATTTGGCGTAGCCCTACGAAGCGCTATCATTATGTGTACGCCCATGATTTTGTGGCAAATTCTGGCCTTCTTTTTGCCAGCACTTAAACCTAAAGAGCGCAAATGGGTGGTTCCAACAATTTTTGCCGCCGTGGCTCTGTTCTTTATTGGTTTGATTTTTTGTTACTTCATCATCGCGCCTGCTGCTTTTGAGTGGTTGATTGAGGAGAGTCGTTCAGTAGCTCATGTAATACCTGAGCTTAAAGACTATATCGACATTGAAATTCTGCTCATGATTGGATTTGGCATCGGTTTTGAGCTGCCACTCATTGTGTTTTATCTCGCGGTATTTCATATTGTTCCCTATGCAAGTTTTCGTGCCGCATGGCGTTATATCTATGTCATTATGCTGGTGGTCTCGGCATCGGTTACCCCTGATGCAAGCCCAGTTACCTTGATGTTTATGTATGCAGCCATGCTGTCGCTGTACGAGATTTCACTGCTGGTGACGCGCCTCATTATTGTGATGCGCGAAGGTAAGGCAGGTCTTACCGGTAGCCGGCTCGATTTTCTAAAGAGCGATGACGAGGACGAAGGCGAGTAG
- a CDS encoding twin-arginine translocase TatA/TatE family subunit, with the protein MFGIGSTELVIILVFGFLLFGPDKLPQMGRTLGRALRQFRETQEKMTTMVQSEVIDPMTEVVGDPLKTVSAAVAGATQKDLDADADIEPEKKSRSTETFAERRARLAAEKAAQEAGEPSGVRTDLEAHESAGETSELGEGAEKVEAGAPASQAAEAKSVLPGDAASQEALSSAGDSVQAAEDSAARTAAVPDVQQVEIQTTEDLYARRRPRRRPVAGTTKDEQLSVAGASGGSSSSGAQPSVAATEEEAPVEDMQPKATSEEGGEQ; encoded by the coding sequence GTGTTTGGCATAGGTTCAACTGAGCTGGTGATTATTTTAGTCTTCGGCTTTCTTTTGTTTGGTCCTGATAAGTTGCCGCAGATGGGTCGCACGCTGGGGCGTGCGCTGCGTCAATTTAGAGAGACGCAGGAGAAGATGACTACCATGGTGCAGTCTGAGGTAATTGACCCCATGACTGAGGTGGTTGGGGATCCGCTCAAAACGGTGAGTGCTGCAGTTGCTGGTGCCACGCAAAAAGACCTCGATGCCGACGCTGACATTGAACCCGAGAAAAAATCGCGTTCGACTGAGACCTTTGCGGAGCGACGTGCTCGTTTAGCCGCTGAGAAAGCAGCGCAAGAGGCAGGGGAACCATCTGGGGTGCGTACAGATTTGGAGGCACACGAGTCAGCTGGTGAGACATCTGAGCTAGGTGAGGGAGCTGAGAAGGTTGAAGCAGGCGCGCCAGCGTCTCAAGCTGCTGAGGCTAAGAGCGTGTTGCCCGGTGATGCAGCCTCTCAAGAAGCGTTAAGTTCTGCGGGTGATTCTGTTCAAGCTGCAGAGGATTCAGCTGCGCGTACTGCTGCAGTACCCGATGTTCAGCAAGTTGAGATTCAAACAACTGAAGATTTGTATGCCCGTCGCCGCCCGCGTCGGCGTCCAGTTGCAGGAACTACTAAAGACGAACAGCTTTCTGTTGCAGGCGCTTCGGGTGGCTCAAGTAGCTCAGGGGCTCAGCCTTCTGTGGCTGCAACGGAAGAAGAAGCTCCTGTTGAGGACATGCAACCCAAAGCTACATCAGAAGAAGGAGGTGAGCAGTAA
- a CDS encoding STAS domain-containing protein, producing the protein MELSIQTTPSPETYGIVVSGEIDISNADQLRNAINLALEQPTDRVELNFSGVSYIDSTGIGVLVGAAHHAEERARGFAIVHAQANVARVAQLLGVADEIGISAE; encoded by the coding sequence ATGGAGCTGTCAATTCAAACTACACCGTCGCCTGAGACCTATGGCATCGTCGTTTCAGGCGAAATTGATATTTCTAATGCCGACCAGCTGCGCAATGCTATTAACCTAGCGCTTGAGCAGCCAACCGACCGTGTTGAGCTTAATTTTTCAGGTGTGAGCTATATCGATTCAACTGGTATTGGTGTGTTGGTGGGCGCAGCTCATCACGCTGAGGAGCGTGCGCGGGGCTTCGCAATTGTTCATGCGCAGGCCAATGTAGCGCGTGTTGCTCAATTGCTTGGTGTCGCTGATGAGATTGGCATTTCAGCAGAGTAG
- a CDS encoding PLP-dependent aminotransferase family protein, with protein MSNIYQQMTDDELRVARERLSCQADEMRARHLALDMARGKPSPAQVDLSRPMLSILGSDADLFDEGIDCANYGCFEGIPSARALGAELLGCSAEQCLVLGSSSLLIEHDILAMFWHCGTGGAEPWGSYSAAHDGVLPQVLCPVPGYDRHFGISENLGMLNIVVPMTETGPDMDVVERLVATDDSIKAIWCVPKYSNPTGITYSDEVVRRLVSMKTAAPDFKILWDNAYCVHDLYDTGDELANIFELARAAGHEERVVAFASTSKISFPGSGIAFVGASHELIAEFSAYMKAGLISADKLNQLRHTRFLPTSAALREHMAQHAALLRPRFELVETMLSEGLSNTGLATWTHPRGGYFVSFNGPVGSARRIVALAKELGVTLTPAGATFPAGQDFADCNIRIAPSYPSLEDLRAALEVLVLATHVVGAELAAQERGIA; from the coding sequence GTGTCAAACATATATCAACAGATGACCGATGACGAACTTCGTGTGGCACGTGAGCGCTTGAGCTGCCAGGCTGATGAAATGAGGGCTCGTCATTTGGCGCTTGATATGGCGCGTGGCAAACCTTCTCCTGCTCAGGTTGATTTATCGCGTCCTATGCTTAGCATATTAGGCAGTGATGCAGATTTATTTGACGAGGGTATTGATTGCGCCAACTACGGCTGCTTTGAGGGGATTCCTTCTGCCCGCGCTCTTGGCGCTGAGCTTCTAGGCTGCTCGGCTGAGCAGTGCCTTGTGCTGGGTTCATCAAGTCTTTTAATTGAGCATGATATTTTGGCGATGTTTTGGCACTGCGGCACCGGTGGGGCTGAACCATGGGGTAGTTATAGCGCCGCGCATGACGGTGTTTTGCCGCAAGTGCTTTGCCCGGTTCCTGGATACGACCGCCACTTTGGCATTTCAGAAAACCTAGGTATGCTCAACATAGTGGTTCCCATGACAGAAACAGGTCCTGACATGGATGTGGTTGAGCGGCTGGTTGCTACAGATGATTCCATTAAAGCCATTTGGTGTGTTCCCAAGTATTCAAACCCAACTGGTATTACCTATAGCGACGAGGTTGTTCGTCGCTTGGTGAGCATGAAGACAGCGGCCCCCGATTTCAAAATTCTTTGGGATAACGCCTACTGTGTTCACGACCTCTACGATACGGGTGATGAGCTGGCAAACATCTTTGAGCTGGCGCGTGCTGCAGGTCATGAGGAGCGTGTGGTAGCCTTTGCATCTACATCAAAGATAAGCTTTCCTGGTTCGGGTATTGCTTTTGTGGGAGCATCCCATGAGCTTATTGCAGAGTTTTCGGCGTATATGAAGGCGGGCTTAATCAGTGCCGATAAACTCAATCAGCTTCGGCATACGCGCTTTTTGCCTACATCTGCAGCGCTGCGGGAACATATGGCTCAACACGCCGCGCTTTTGCGTCCGCGCTTTGAGCTGGTTGAAACCATGCTGTCAGAGGGCTTGAGCAATACTGGCTTAGCAACGTGGACGCATCCGCGTGGTGGCTATTTTGTGAGCTTTAACGGTCCTGTGGGGTCAGCGCGGCGCATTGTTGCCTTAGCCAAGGAATTAGGGGTTACCTTAACGCCTGCCGGTGCAACGTTTCCGGCTGGACAAGATTTCGCAGATTGCAATATTCGCATTGCTCCAAGCTATCCCTCACTTGAAGATTTACGGGCAGCACTTGAGGTGCTTGTGCTTGCAACACATGTGGTAGGTGCTGAACTTGCAGCTCAGGAGCGCGGTATTGCATAG
- the nhaA gene encoding Na+/H+ antiporter NhaA: MENIELVYTNKQQKRLRRKSMYEEITDNGTIAAAVMVLAAVAAVIVANSDAFELVHQLLMMPFGVNIGTLTLTMPLEVFVNDFLMAIFFLLVGIELKFEMTVGELRQPKQALLPMLAAVGGVVAPAAIYAVLNKSGAIHGWAIPMATDIAFALGVLSLLGNRVPAGVRVFFSTLAIADDLLAIVVIALFYGSSPDFLWLGAAAATTLVLWALNHTEHVRLAPYMVLGLVLWFCLFQSGVHATLAGVILAFCVPSGTGLRLSRLTTWLEDAALPELEDNYDEDAHVLGQHEFTATAVELERTIHRVSPPLIRLERAIATPVNFIILPIFAFVNAQVRLVDEPLLALAIDPISIGVYLGMLLGKPLGIFSVTAIMVTTKLAELPERVSLAHIAGVGVLGGIGFTMSILIAGLAFAGEPHEILAAKAAILAGSVTAALAGLLIMRVAVARAGHALDDKGA; encoded by the coding sequence ATGGAAAACATTGAGCTTGTATATACCAACAAACAACAAAAGCGTCTGCGGCGCAAAAGCATGTATGAGGAGATTACCGATAACGGTACCATCGCTGCAGCTGTTATGGTGCTCGCGGCTGTAGCTGCGGTGATAGTTGCTAATTCTGATGCGTTTGAGCTGGTGCATCAGCTGCTTATGATGCCGTTTGGCGTGAACATAGGCACGCTTACATTGACCATGCCACTTGAGGTTTTTGTAAACGACTTTCTTATGGCGATTTTCTTTTTGTTGGTAGGTATTGAGCTTAAGTTTGAGATGACGGTTGGTGAGCTGCGCCAGCCCAAGCAGGCTCTCTTGCCCATGCTGGCAGCTGTTGGAGGCGTAGTTGCGCCGGCTGCCATCTATGCAGTGCTCAACAAAAGCGGTGCTATACATGGCTGGGCTATTCCTATGGCAACCGATATTGCCTTTGCATTAGGGGTTCTATCGCTGCTAGGCAATCGAGTTCCTGCTGGTGTACGTGTGTTTTTTAGCACGCTTGCCATTGCAGATGACCTGCTTGCCATTGTGGTTATTGCCCTGTTTTATGGCTCAAGTCCCGATTTTTTGTGGCTGGGTGCCGCTGCGGCTACTACCTTGGTGCTGTGGGCGCTTAACCATACGGAACACGTACGACTTGCGCCTTATATGGTACTGGGTCTAGTTCTGTGGTTTTGCCTGTTTCAATCGGGCGTACATGCAACCCTTGCAGGTGTTATCTTGGCGTTTTGCGTGCCCTCAGGTACGGGTTTGCGCTTATCGCGGCTTACAACATGGCTAGAGGATGCTGCCTTGCCTGAGCTGGAAGACAACTATGACGAGGACGCGCACGTTCTTGGTCAGCATGAGTTTACGGCAACGGCTGTTGAGCTTGAACGCACCATTCACCGTGTATCGCCGCCGTTGATTCGTCTGGAGCGCGCGATTGCAACACCGGTTAACTTCATTATTTTACCTATCTTTGCCTTTGTAAATGCACAGGTACGCTTGGTTGATGAGCCGCTGTTGGCACTGGCCATAGACCCTATCTCCATTGGAGTTTATCTGGGCATGTTGCTGGGTAAGCCGCTTGGTATTTTTAGTGTTACTGCCATTATGGTAACGACAAAGCTTGCTGAGTTGCCTGAACGCGTGAGCCTTGCGCATATTGCCGGGGTCGGGGTACTTGGCGGAATTGGTTTTACCATGTCAATCTTAATTGCAGGTCTTGCCTTTGCCGGTGAGCCTCATGAGATTCTTGCTGCTAAAGCAGCTATTTTAGCGGGTTCGGTTACGGCGGCGCTTGCAGGCTTGTTAATTATGCGTGTTGCCGTTGCACGCGCAGGACATGCTCTGGATGACAAGGGGGCTTAG
- a CDS encoding DHHA2 domain-containing protein has translation MSTILVTGHQNPDNDAIMSAVMFAQLKNQLNDGNTYVPCRLGPLPRETQLVLEKWGIEEPQLLEKIEPPAEGEEPVKLYLTDHNESGQSVPGREHAQLLGLVDHHRVGDFETAQPPFMVVLPWGSSCTVISYLFDAYGITPTDAQAACLLAAMMTDTVMLKSPTTTDVDRKFAERHGKQLGVDPVEYGKEIFKSRGSGDFTPEQMVRRDIKCFPVNGADLYIGQYETVDGAAALEQLAEIREAMEAYRQEKQAAGVVLLITDILEEGSQVLLCGDTQAAQEGLGITDEPEGVWMPGVLSRKKQVAAPILAVAQ, from the coding sequence ATGAGTACCATCCTCGTAACCGGACACCAAAACCCAGATAACGACGCTATTATGTCGGCTGTTATGTTTGCGCAGCTCAAAAATCAGCTCAACGACGGAAATACCTATGTTCCGTGTCGTTTGGGACCGCTTCCTCGTGAGACTCAGCTTGTGCTCGAAAAGTGGGGCATTGAAGAGCCTCAGTTGCTTGAGAAGATTGAGCCCCCAGCAGAGGGCGAAGAGCCGGTTAAGCTTTATCTAACTGACCATAATGAGAGTGGTCAGTCAGTTCCAGGACGTGAGCATGCTCAGCTGTTGGGTCTTGTTGATCATCACCGCGTTGGCGATTTTGAAACTGCTCAGCCACCCTTTATGGTGGTGTTGCCGTGGGGGTCAAGCTGCACGGTCATCTCGTATCTCTTTGACGCATATGGCATTACCCCAACTGATGCTCAGGCGGCATGCTTGCTTGCAGCCATGATGACCGATACTGTTATGCTTAAAAGCCCAACAACCACTGATGTTGATCGCAAGTTTGCAGAGCGTCACGGCAAGCAACTTGGGGTTGACCCTGTTGAATATGGAAAAGAGATTTTTAAGAGCCGTGGGTCGGGTGATTTTACGCCTGAGCAAATGGTGCGTCGTGATATTAAATGCTTCCCCGTTAACGGTGCAGATTTGTATATTGGCCAGTATGAGACGGTCGATGGTGCCGCTGCGCTTGAACAACTTGCAGAGATTCGTGAGGCGATGGAAGCATATCGCCAAGAAAAACAGGCTGCTGGTGTGGTTCTGCTGATTACCGATATTTTGGAAGAGGGCTCTCAGGTGTTGCTCTGCGGTGATACTCAGGCAGCACAGGAGGGTCTGGGCATTACTGATGAGCCTGAGGGCGTTTGGATGCCAGGCGTTTTGTCGCGCAAGAAGCAGGTTGCAGCTCCAATTTTGGCGGTAGCACAGTAA
- a CDS encoding C69 family dipeptidase, which translates to MLAASLIMAAPLNALACTQVYVGSDLTANGSTYVGRAEDWKPRYVKGFGIQERMENKVFRSFENGDTVEGFEYTLPGTSYRYTYLRDLPSEWDAEDDEAASRVYSEAGINEKGVAVSGTLTLDYNERAKAADPNVATGIGEYNMGDYVLSVADNARDGVRKLGKIIDEHGSFDQNMVIIADANETWLFSQVSGHQWFAIKMASDVVSVNPNIGRLQYKVNLDDENACIHSENLVKLAQEHGFLVKYEDDTPNIFASYGLEDPGSAQWTRYVQGHAYFGDVLKEGTDYTVSANGEVSSVANPQLTFKPSGDKIDTFKALRALCARGEQTPNLNANLNAYLYAIGNNRTTEAHLFEIRKGQPQDIAIVQWQALSRCEFSVYFPIYSALLTEVPEEYFPAWNTIDSAHMGDDDSVTEAMKDEPGKILDYVFMDINTLAYNNRGTVAEGARAYLDAVQRSIIAQHNVVDGIMKNTAPEKRSALANRLFDEATEALYAKAKGLLNEIRAYINAGDFSQKFKASDLGEDGMLRTPLNYAGHFVEPSFTMQPASANYKLGDAAQPLMAHAVVLEGVEGADSTVRYQWYEVGAAENTGERAANNNDRAIAGSMSAMLPIDTSMAGTRSYYVVATSATGLTAVSETATVTVSEKEAIETPNPEKEPGVTPKKKVVDEKKPGNMSHKTMPNKAKTMLPKTGDFVAGAVSIVAALGVVAAGSGVVMNRRKKR; encoded by the coding sequence ATGCTTGCGGCGTCGCTCATTATGGCGGCACCGTTGAACGCCTTGGCCTGTACCCAGGTTTATGTGGGTTCAGATCTCACGGCTAATGGTTCCACCTATGTGGGGCGCGCTGAAGACTGGAAACCGCGCTATGTAAAAGGCTTCGGCATTCAGGAGCGCATGGAAAACAAAGTGTTCCGTTCGTTTGAAAATGGTGACACGGTTGAGGGCTTTGAGTACACGCTACCCGGCACGTCATATCGCTACACCTATCTTCGCGACCTGCCATCGGAGTGGGATGCAGAAGATGATGAAGCGGCATCACGTGTCTATTCTGAGGCAGGTATCAACGAAAAGGGTGTAGCCGTTTCAGGCACCTTGACGCTTGACTATAATGAGCGAGCAAAAGCAGCTGACCCTAATGTTGCAACCGGTATTGGTGAGTACAACATGGGTGACTATGTGCTCTCAGTAGCCGATAACGCACGCGATGGTGTGCGTAAGCTCGGCAAGATTATTGACGAGCACGGCTCATTTGATCAAAACATGGTCATTATTGCAGATGCCAATGAGACGTGGCTGTTTTCACAGGTTTCTGGTCACCAGTGGTTTGCTATCAAAATGGCAAGCGATGTAGTATCGGTAAACCCCAACATTGGCCGTCTTCAGTACAAGGTAAACCTTGACGATGAGAATGCCTGTATTCACTCGGAAAACCTCGTAAAGCTTGCTCAAGAACATGGCTTCTTGGTTAAATATGAAGACGATACCCCTAATATCTTTGCAAGCTATGGTTTAGAAGACCCAGGTTCAGCGCAGTGGACGCGCTATGTTCAGGGTCATGCCTATTTTGGTGACGTGCTCAAAGAGGGTACCGACTATACGGTTAGCGCTAATGGTGAGGTAAGCTCCGTTGCTAATCCTCAGCTTACCTTTAAGCCGAGCGGCGACAAGATTGACACCTTTAAGGCACTGCGCGCACTTTGCGCCCGCGGAGAGCAAACGCCAAATCTCAACGCAAACCTCAATGCGTACCTCTACGCCATTGGTAACAATCGCACAACTGAAGCTCATTTGTTTGAGATTCGCAAGGGTCAACCGCAAGACATTGCTATTGTTCAGTGGCAGGCACTGTCTCGCTGCGAGTTTAGTGTGTATTTTCCCATTTATTCAGCGCTGTTAACCGAGGTTCCTGAGGAGTACTTCCCCGCATGGAACACCATCGACTCCGCTCACATGGGGGATGACGATAGTGTTACCGAGGCTATGAAGGATGAGCCGGGTAAGATTCTCGACTATGTCTTTATGGACATCAATACGCTTGCATACAACAACCGTGGTACCGTGGCTGAAGGTGCTCGTGCCTATCTGGACGCTGTTCAGCGCTCGATTATTGCGCAGCACAATGTTGTAGACGGTATTATGAAAAATACCGCCCCTGAAAAGCGTAGTGCACTTGCAAATCGTCTTTTTGACGAGGCAACTGAGGCGCTGTATGCCAAGGCAAAGGGTCTTTTGAACGAGATTCGTGCGTATATCAATGCTGGTGACTTCTCACAGAAGTTTAAGGCAAGCGATTTGGGTGAAGACGGTATGCTTCGCACGCCGCTTAACTACGCTGGTCACTTTGTTGAGCCGAGCTTTACTATGCAGCCTGCTTCGGCAAACTACAAGCTTGGCGATGCTGCGCAGCCTCTAATGGCTCACGCTGTGGTGCTTGAGGGCGTTGAAGGTGCCGATTCTACGGTTAGGTATCAATGGTATGAGGTTGGTGCTGCTGAGAATACTGGTGAGCGTGCCGCAAATAACAACGATCGCGCAATCGCTGGTTCAATGAGTGCAATGTTGCCTATTGATACGTCGATGGCAGGAACTCGCAGCTACTACGTTGTTGCTACCTCTGCTACTGGCTTAACAGCAGTTTCTGAAACGGCAACAGTTACTGTTTCAGAGAAAGAAGCAATTGAGACTCCCAATCCTGAGAAGGAGCCTGGTGTAACTCCCAAGAAAAAGGTAGTGGACGAGAAAAAGCCAGGCAATATGTCTCATAAGACGATGCCAAATAAAGCTAAAACTATGCTACCTAAGACGGGCGACTTTGTTGCTGGTGCCGTAAGCATCGTAGCTGCTCTTGGCGTTGTGGCTGCTGGTTCTGGCGTCGTGATGAACCGTCGTAAGAAGCGTTAA
- a CDS encoding type I phosphomannose isomerase catalytic subunit: MVQPTAQTALISCAPVFHEMIWGGRNLADSFGYDIPDGAIGECWAISAHPHGDCRVIGGAFDGMLLSELWRDYREQLFTGCNAPEFPLLVKIIDAEQDLSIQVHPDDAYAAQHEHGSLGKRECWYILDCADDATIIVGQHACSREAFERQAKAGNWKSLLNEIPIHPGDFFQIDPGTVHAIKAGTLILETQQSSDITYRVYDYDRLGADGKPRKLHVAQSLEVIAYHRPAPTAGLSFAKAAAGVAELESNENYTVQLLRVSSKLEIEQTHPFMCLSVIAGRGQINERTVQKGDHLIAPAHVGTLNFAGEIDIIASFV; the protein is encoded by the coding sequence ATGGTGCAGCCGACGGCTCAGACCGCACTAATTTCATGCGCGCCTGTATTTCATGAAATGATTTGGGGCGGTCGAAACCTTGCAGATTCCTTTGGCTACGACATTCCTGATGGCGCCATCGGTGAATGCTGGGCAATTTCTGCACATCCCCATGGTGACTGTCGCGTCATAGGTGGCGCGTTTGACGGCATGCTCCTCTCTGAACTCTGGAGGGACTATCGCGAACAACTATTTACTGGCTGTAATGCACCTGAGTTTCCGCTCCTCGTTAAAATCATTGATGCCGAGCAAGATTTATCTATTCAGGTTCACCCCGATGATGCCTATGCTGCCCAACATGAACATGGCAGCCTTGGAAAGCGTGAATGCTGGTATATCCTTGATTGCGCTGATGATGCAACTATTATTGTTGGTCAGCATGCCTGCTCACGTGAAGCCTTTGAACGCCAAGCTAAAGCGGGAAATTGGAAATCGCTGCTCAACGAAATACCCATTCATCCTGGTGATTTTTTTCAGATTGACCCAGGTACGGTACATGCCATTAAGGCCGGTACCCTCATTTTAGAAACACAGCAGTCAAGCGATATTACCTATCGGGTGTATGACTATGACCGTCTTGGTGCTGACGGAAAACCTCGTAAGTTGCATGTGGCACAAAGCCTTGAGGTTATTGCGTATCATCGCCCAGCACCTACCGCAGGACTTTCATTTGCCAAGGCAGCGGCAGGTGTAGCTGAGCTTGAGTCAAATGAGAACTACACCGTGCAGCTTTTGCGTGTTTCTAGCAAGTTAGAGATTGAGCAAACGCACCCCTTTATGTGTCTTTCGGTTATTGCCGGGCGTGGTCAAATAAACGAGCGAACCGTACAAAAAGGTGACCATCTTATAGCGCCTGCGCATGTTGGCACCCTAAACTTTGCAGGAGAGATAGACATTATCGCCAGTTTTGTATAA
- a CDS encoding PTS glucose transporter subunit IIA has translation MGLFDVFKKKNTNTQPSVPEPVTCEPGAFELAAPVCGRLVKLAEVPDPVFSAEVLGKGCAVWPDDDVVYAPVSGTVTVVMGHAVGITNHEGVEVLVHIGIDTVSMNGDGFTGFVHQGDTVVAGQALIRMDRIKIEAAGHPDCVVMLVSNSANYADVALVANPETHVTAGTTVLSVYQNDIKDM, from the coding sequence ATGGGTTTATTTGATGTATTCAAAAAGAAAAATACCAATACACAGCCAAGTGTACCTGAGCCTGTGACATGTGAGCCGGGGGCATTTGAACTTGCTGCTCCGGTATGTGGTCGGTTGGTCAAGCTTGCCGAGGTGCCAGACCCGGTATTTTCAGCTGAGGTGCTTGGAAAAGGTTGTGCGGTGTGGCCTGATGATGATGTTGTATATGCGCCGGTGAGCGGTACTGTCACGGTAGTTATGGGTCATGCGGTTGGCATTACCAATCATGAGGGCGTTGAGGTGCTGGTGCATATTGGTATAGATACGGTAAGCATGAACGGCGATGGCTTTACTGGATTTGTACATCAGGGAGATACGGTAGTTGCAGGTCAGGCGCTTATTCGTATGGATCGTATAAAAATTGAGGCAGCAGGTCATCCAGATTGTGTCGTGATGCTTGTATCAAATTCAGCTAATTATGCTGATGTTGCCTTGGTGGCTAACCCAGAGACGCATGTTACTGCAGGCACAACAGTGCTTTCAGTATATCAAAATGATATTAAAGACATGTAA
- the brnQ gene encoding branched-chain amino acid transport system II carrier protein, whose translation MVGSGKLSYAQAATVGVTLFSMFFGAGNLILPPLLGLQAGTDIIPALGGFLLTGIGLPILGIVVVALAGTARALTDRVHPVYGRLFVAAIYLSIGPCLAIPRTSSTSFEMLAPLLPANVPLETARLVFSLLFFAVAFLLALRPGRLTKLLGHITGPALILLIIAVTMAAVFDPVESVGAAQAPYNQAPLAQGFLKGYETMDLLASLTFGIVIATNIRALGVTEPSAVAREISRAGAVAGIIIGLIYCGFAFTGVQLSTVIPDATNGATVLSTSAQMHFGQVGVAIAAAIFLLACLNVCIGLISCCGSYFQEEFPRTKYLAWAAGFAIFSCVVSNFGLDTILKFSVPLLNALYPVSITLVVMGLFHRFADRVAYLWPVVIGVVTVVSVSMSLRSALASELWIPFDMLPLVDVGLEWVLPAVLAAVLCISVNVLRRTSKKQQLA comes from the coding sequence ATGGTGGGTAGCGGCAAGCTGTCTTATGCACAGGCAGCAACAGTAGGCGTAACACTGTTTTCGATGTTTTTCGGAGCAGGTAACCTTATTTTGCCTCCGTTATTGGGATTACAGGCAGGCACCGATATTATTCCGGCGCTCGGCGGCTTTTTACTCACTGGTATTGGGCTTCCTATTTTGGGCATTGTGGTTGTGGCTCTGGCAGGTACCGCGCGTGCCCTTACCGATCGCGTACATCCCGTCTACGGACGTCTGTTTGTTGCAGCGATTTATTTGTCAATAGGTCCGTGCCTCGCCATTCCCCGCACGTCATCAACTTCGTTTGAGATGTTGGCACCACTACTACCAGCAAATGTGCCGCTTGAAACAGCGCGTTTGGTATTCTCGTTGCTCTTTTTTGCTGTTGCATTTTTGCTTGCGCTTCGTCCGGGGCGCTTAACAAAGCTTTTGGGTCACATTACAGGACCGGCTTTAATATTGCTTATCATTGCGGTAACTATGGCGGCAGTGTTTGACCCTGTTGAGTCTGTTGGGGCAGCTCAAGCTCCCTATAATCAAGCGCCGCTTGCACAGGGTTTTCTCAAGGGCTATGAGACCATGGATTTGCTGGCATCATTGACCTTTGGCATTGTTATTGCAACTAATATCCGTGCTTTAGGCGTGACTGAGCCGAGTGCCGTGGCGCGTGAAATCTCGCGTGCAGGTGCTGTTGCGGGTATCATCATTGGGCTTATTTACTGTGGATTTGCCTTTACCGGTGTTCAACTCTCAACTGTTATTCCTGATGCAACTAATGGTGCTACGGTGCTCAGCACATCTGCGCAAATGCATTTTGGGCAGGTGGGTGTTGCTATTGCAGCGGCAATCTTCTTGCTGGCATGTTTGAATGTGTGCATTGGTTTAATTAGCTGCTGTGGAAGCTATTTTCAGGAGGAATTTCCGCGCACAAAATACCTTGCTTGGGCAGCTGGCTTTGCAATTTTCTCATGCGTAGTTTCTAACTTTGGTCTTGATACCATTTTGAAGTTCTCAGTTCCGCTGTTAAACGCTCTGTATCCGGTGTCAATCACCTTGGTGGTTATGGGATTATTTCATCGCTTTGCCGATCGGGTGGCATATCTATGGCCTGTCGTTATTGGTGTTGTGACTGTGGTAAGTGTGAGTATGAGTCTACGCAGTGCTCTAGCCTCTGAGCTGTGGATTCCTTTTGATATGCTGCCTTTGGTTGATGTGGGTCTTGAGTGGGTATTGCCAGCGGTGCTTGCTGCCGTGCTTTGCATAAGTGTTAACGTATTAAGGCGTACCTCAAAAAAGCAGCAGCTTGCTTAG